The Neisseria yangbaofengii genome contains a region encoding:
- the lysA gene encoding diaminopimelate decarboxylase → MTLYCEQVPHTHLAEEFGTPLYVYSQAALTEAFGAYTSAFAALDPLICYAVKANGNLSIIKHFAALGSGFDIVSGGELARVLAAGGDASKVIFSGVGKSEAEIESALNAGVKCFNMESIPEIGRIQKVAAKLGTTAHVSLRVNPDVDPKTHPYISTGLKANKFGIAYADALAAYQHAAKQPNLKIVGIDCHIGSQLTDLSPLVEACERILLLADTLAEHGIVLEHLDLGGGIGIVYKDENVPDLAAYAAEIHRLLAGRNLKLILEPGRSLVGNAGTLLTRVEFVKAGEEKNFVMVDAAMNDLMRPALYDAYHHIENVEQKDICPFTADIVGPICETGDFLGQNRQIACEAGDLLAVRSAGAYGASMASNYNARNRAAEVLVNGSEAKLIRQRETLEQQMANELACL, encoded by the coding sequence ATGACACTTTATTGCGAACAAGTCCCCCATACTCATTTGGCCGAAGAATTCGGCACGCCGCTGTATGTTTACAGCCAAGCCGCACTGACTGAAGCGTTTGGCGCCTACACTTCCGCTTTTGCCGCGCTCGACCCACTGATTTGCTATGCAGTCAAAGCCAACGGCAATTTAAGTATCATCAAACACTTTGCTGCGCTGGGCAGCGGTTTCGACATCGTATCCGGCGGCGAGCTGGCGCGCGTTTTGGCGGCCGGCGGCGATGCATCGAAAGTGATTTTTTCCGGTGTCGGCAAAAGTGAAGCCGAAATCGAATCCGCACTGAATGCGGGCGTAAAATGCTTCAACATGGAAAGCATTCCCGAAATCGGCCGCATTCAAAAAGTGGCGGCCAAACTCGGCACCACCGCACACGTGTCGTTGCGCGTCAATCCCGATGTCGATCCGAAAACCCACCCGTATATTTCTACCGGCCTGAAGGCCAACAAATTCGGCATTGCCTATGCCGATGCTTTGGCTGCCTACCAACATGCCGCCAAACAGCCGAATCTTAAAATCGTCGGCATCGACTGCCACATCGGTTCGCAACTCACCGATTTAAGTCCGCTGGTCGAAGCCTGCGAACGCATTTTGCTGCTGGCCGATACTTTGGCCGAGCACGGCATTGTGCTGGAACACTTAGATTTAGGCGGCGGTATCGGCATTGTTTATAAAGACGAAAACGTGCCTGATTTGGCTGCCTATGCCGCCGAAATCCACCGGCTCCTGGCCGGCCGCAACTTGAAGCTGATTCTCGAGCCCGGCCGCAGCTTGGTCGGCAACGCCGGTACCCTGCTCACTCGCGTGGAATTTGTCAAAGCCGGCGAAGAAAAAAATTTTGTGATGGTCGATGCCGCCATGAACGACCTCATGCGTCCCGCCCTTTACGACGCTTACCACCACATTGAAAACGTCGAACAAAAAGACATCTGCCCGTTTACCGCCGACATCGTCGGCCCGATTTGCGAAACCGGCGACTTTCTCGGCCAAAACCGCCAAATCGCCTGCGAAGCCGGTGACTTGCTGGCTGTGCGCAGCGCGGGGGCATACGGCGCGAGCATGGCCAGCAACTACAACGCCCGCAACCGCGCGGCGGAAGTGTTGGTCAACGGCAGCGAGGCCAAACTCATCCGGCAACGCGAAACCTTAGAGCAGCAAATGGCCAATGAATTGGCGTGTTTGTAA
- the lptM gene encoding LPS translocon maturation chaperone LptM, with product MKSCVFLSVAAAVLLSACGYKGDLYLPKEGDKARFGVIQTGLEFNRNSKEPTTQSPD from the coding sequence ATGAAATCCTGCGTATTTTTATCGGTTGCGGCGGCGGTTTTGCTGTCGGCCTGCGGTTATAAAGGCGATTTGTATCTACCTAAGGAAGGCGACAAAGCGCGTTTCGGCGTGATTCAAACCGGCCTCGAATTTAACCGCAACTCCAAAGAACCCACCACCCAATCACCAGATTAA
- the cyaY gene encoding iron donor protein CyaY, whose protein sequence is MMTESEFIRHTEELFNRIEDQIDENGWNFDCRFAGNVLTIEADDGTQIIVNRHTPNQELWIAAKSGGYHFTEKDGQWLSTRDNSEFFAVLNDALSAASGEDVAVAGL, encoded by the coding sequence ATGATGACCGAGAGTGAATTTATCCGCCACACGGAAGAATTGTTCAACCGCATCGAGGATCAAATCGATGAAAACGGCTGGAATTTCGATTGCCGGTTTGCCGGAAACGTATTGACCATCGAAGCCGACGACGGCACGCAGATTATCGTCAACCGCCACACGCCCAATCAGGAATTGTGGATTGCGGCCAAAAGCGGCGGTTACCATTTCACCGAAAAAGACGGCCAATGGTTGTCCACCCGCGACAACAGTGAATTTTTCGCCGTATTAAACGATGCCTTGAGCGCAGCTTCGGGCGAAGACGTTGCCGTGGCTGGGCTGTAA
- the luxS gene encoding S-ribosylhomocysteine lyase has protein sequence MPLLDSFKVDHTRMHAPAVRVAKTMTTPKGDTITVFDLRFCIPNEEILPEKGIHTLEHLFAGFMRDHLNSSDVEIIDISPMGCRTGFYMSLIGTPSESQVAEAWLASMSDVLNVQDQSKIPELNEYQCGTYQMHSLAEAQGIAENVLARKVAVNKNEDLALDESLLNA, from the coding sequence ATGCCTTTATTAGACAGTTTCAAAGTTGACCACACCCGCATGCACGCACCTGCCGTGCGCGTGGCCAAAACCATGACCACCCCGAAAGGCGACACCATTACCGTGTTCGACCTGCGTTTCTGTATTCCGAATGAAGAAATTTTGCCGGAAAAAGGCATTCATACGCTGGAGCATTTGTTTGCCGGTTTTATGCGCGACCATTTGAACAGCAGCGATGTGGAAATCATCGATATTTCGCCGATGGGCTGCCGCACCGGTTTTTACATGAGCCTAATCGGCACGCCGTCTGAAAGCCAAGTTGCCGAAGCGTGGCTGGCGTCGATGAGCGATGTGTTGAACGTGCAAGACCAAAGCAAAATTCCGGAATTGAACGAATACCAGTGCGGTACTTATCAAATGCACTCGCTCGCCGAAGCGCAAGGCATTGCCGAAAACGTATTGGCGCGCAAAGTGGCCGTCAATAAGAACGAAGATTTGGCTTTGGACGAAAGCTTGCTGAACGCGTAA
- the glnE gene encoding bifunctional [glutamate--ammonia ligase]-adenylyl-L-tyrosine phosphorylase/[glutamate--ammonia-ligase] adenylyltransferase → MDLLDTARRYSPFLARNLDSGRLKAEIFHPMLKKVLSMEDFQTFADWDKIRADENEEELAKQLRELRRYVVSQIIVRDVNRLSDLDEVTRTVTLFADFAINMALDFSYAYYQDIHGTPIGRYTGEPQHLSVVAMGKAGGYELNVSSDIDLIFVYPESGSTNGKRDRDNQEFFTRVGKKLIALLNDVTDDGRVFRVDMRLRPDGDSGALVLSETALEQYLIQQGREWERYAWCKGRVVTPYPNDIGSLIRPFVFRKYLDYNAYSAMRSLHRQIRNEVSKKGLADNVKLGAGGIREVEFIAQIFQMIRGGQMRALQLKGTQETLLKLEESGIIPNGQVVALLEAYRFLRDVEHRLQYWEDQQTQTLPTTSEQRQLLAESMGFADYAAFSDGLNAHRSRVNALFNEILSGSESEIDESNHEWLWAWQEAPDEEERAQRLNEHGFHADSVAARLDQLRGSHKYRHLSAQAQPRFDAMVPAFMQAAAAQPNPTDTFMRLMDFLENISRRSSYLAFLNEHPQTLQQLAEIMSQSSWVAAYLTQYPILLDELISTQLLETDFDWPKLAAELSDGLNNCKHDTEAQMDILRHFQHAQLFRLAVQDLAGLWTIEALSDELSALADTVIAAALPLVWADMPKKHRDTPQFAVISYGKLGGKELGYTSDLDLVYLFDDNDPYAQDVYIRFARRLTNWLSAPTGAGTLYDVDVRLRPDGDSGFLAQSVAAFEKYQRENAWTWEHQSLTRARFICGMPEIRTAFDRIRADILTTERDTAKLAREIIEMREKMFSTHPPADSNVKYARGGVVDVEFIVQYLILAHARQHPELLDNYGNIALLNIAADCGLIDKQLAEKSRTAYRFYRQQQHNTKLRDVGKVEVNDVLLRHYESVRKLWLKVFGEEAKQGVKAV, encoded by the coding sequence ATGGACCTGCTCGATACCGCCCGCCGCTATTCTCCGTTTCTCGCCCGCAATTTAGATTCAGGCCGTCTGAAAGCGGAAATTTTTCATCCCATGCTGAAAAAAGTTTTAAGCATGGAAGATTTCCAAACCTTTGCCGATTGGGACAAAATCCGCGCCGATGAAAACGAAGAAGAGTTGGCCAAGCAGTTGCGCGAGTTGCGCCGCTATGTGGTGTCGCAAATTATCGTGCGCGATGTGAATCGTTTGAGCGATTTGGACGAAGTGACACGCACGGTTACGCTGTTTGCCGATTTTGCCATCAATATGGCACTGGATTTTTCCTATGCCTATTATCAAGACATACACGGCACGCCCATCGGCCGCTACACGGGCGAGCCGCAGCATTTGAGCGTGGTGGCGATGGGTAAGGCCGGCGGTTACGAGTTGAACGTATCGTCCGACATTGATTTGATTTTTGTGTATCCCGAATCAGGCTCGACCAACGGCAAGCGCGACCGCGACAATCAGGAATTTTTCACGCGCGTGGGCAAGAAGCTGATTGCGCTGTTGAACGATGTCACCGACGACGGCCGGGTGTTCCGCGTCGACATGCGCTTGCGGCCGGACGGCGATTCAGGCGCGCTGGTATTGAGCGAAACGGCCTTAGAGCAATATTTGATTCAGCAAGGGCGAGAATGGGAGCGCTATGCGTGGTGCAAAGGCCGTGTGGTGACGCCGTATCCGAACGACATTGGAAGCTTAATCCGCCCGTTTGTGTTCCGCAAATATTTGGACTACAACGCCTACAGCGCCATGCGCAGCCTGCACCGCCAAATCCGCAACGAAGTCAGCAAAAAAGGCTTGGCAGACAATGTGAAACTCGGCGCGGGCGGCATCCGCGAAGTCGAATTTATCGCGCAGATTTTCCAAATGATACGCGGCGGGCAAATGCGTGCGCTGCAATTGAAAGGCACGCAGGAAACGCTGTTGAAACTGGAAGAATCGGGCATTATCCCGAACGGACAAGTCGTTGCGCTGCTGGAAGCCTACCGCTTTTTGCGCGATGTCGAACACCGCCTGCAATACTGGGAAGACCAGCAAACGCAAACCCTGCCGACCACGTCCGAGCAGCGGCAATTGCTGGCCGAAAGCATGGGTTTTGCCGATTACGCCGCTTTTTCAGACGGCCTCAATGCCCACCGCAGCCGCGTGAATGCTTTGTTTAACGAAATTTTGAGCGGTTCGGAAAGCGAAATCGACGAAAGCAACCACGAATGGCTGTGGGCTTGGCAGGAAGCGCCGGATGAAGAAGAACGCGCCCAACGCCTGAACGAACACGGGTTCCATGCCGACAGCGTGGCTGCCCGACTCGACCAATTGCGCGGCAGCCACAAATACCGCCATTTGTCGGCGCAGGCACAGCCGCGTTTCGATGCGATGGTGCCTGCCTTTATGCAGGCCGCCGCCGCCCAACCCAACCCTACCGACACTTTTATGCGCCTGATGGATTTTCTGGAAAACATCAGCCGACGCTCGTCTTATCTCGCCTTTCTCAACGAACACCCGCAAACCCTGCAGCAACTGGCCGAAATCATGAGCCAAAGCTCGTGGGTTGCCGCTTATCTCACGCAATACCCGATTCTGCTCGACGAACTGATCAGCACCCAACTGCTTGAAACCGATTTCGATTGGCCGAAGCTGGCCGCAGAGCTTTCAGACGGCCTCAACAACTGCAAACACGACACCGAAGCGCAAATGGACATATTACGCCATTTCCAACATGCCCAACTCTTCCGTTTGGCGGTACAGGACTTGGCCGGATTGTGGACGATTGAAGCCCTCTCCGACGAACTCTCCGCGCTGGCCGACACCGTGATTGCCGCCGCGCTGCCGCTCGTGTGGGCCGATATGCCGAAAAAACACCGCGATACGCCGCAATTTGCCGTCATCAGCTACGGCAAGCTCGGCGGCAAAGAATTGGGCTATACCTCGGATTTAGACTTGGTTTACCTGTTTGACGACAATGATCCTTACGCGCAAGACGTGTATATCCGCTTTGCCCGCCGCCTGACCAACTGGCTTTCCGCCCCTACCGGCGCAGGCACGCTCTACGATGTCGATGTGCGCCTGCGCCCGGACGGCGACAGCGGTTTTCTCGCCCAAAGCGTGGCCGCTTTTGAAAAATACCAACGCGAAAACGCTTGGACGTGGGAACACCAATCCCTCACCCGCGCCCGCTTTATCTGCGGCATGCCCGAGATTCGGACGGCCTTCGACCGCATCCGCGCCGATATTCTCACCACCGAACGCGACACCGCCAAGCTGGCACGCGAAATCATCGAGATGCGCGAAAAAATGTTCTCCACCCATCCGCCTGCCGACAGCAACGTCAAATACGCACGCGGCGGAGTGGTCGATGTCGAATTCATCGTGCAGTACCTGATTTTGGCACACGCCCGCCAACACCCCGAATTGCTCGACAACTACGGTAACATCGCGCTTTTAAACATCGCCGCCGACTGCGGTTTGATCGACAAACAACTGGCCGAAAAAAGCCGCACCGCCTACCGCTTCTACCGCCAACAGCAGCACAACACCAAGCTGCGCGATGTCGGCAAAGTGGAAGTGAATGACGTTTTACTGAGACATTATGAAAGCGTTCGCAAACTGTGGCTGAAGGTGTTCGGAGAAGAAGCGAAACAGGGGGTAAAGGCCGTCTGA
- a CDS encoding TIGR03915 family putative DNA repair protein, translated as MTAPDQYTLLYDGSFDGLLSAVFTVYAGKYPPDCVHITADPNDADLFGHTVSVANSPEHAARVLERLQRQLGRCGIQTLIYGFLVNDKDMPDTFLRIVRLALAHPDRPNILSDYGHPDVMQWAQWVKTVSREKHHMEAFVRFEEYHVQGKPDPVYIARIEPQFDILPLITRFFRNRYSGMQWLIFDVGRRYGVYFDKTAVHQIRDLDTSGEHAAPSDRERHYQKLWQRYFKSATVTSRINLRQHRQMMPQRYWRYLTEKRPMLRE; from the coding sequence ATGACCGCACCCGACCAATACACCTTACTCTACGACGGCAGCTTCGACGGTTTGCTCAGCGCGGTGTTTACCGTGTATGCCGGCAAATATCCGCCCGATTGCGTGCACATTACCGCCGACCCCAACGATGCCGATTTGTTCGGCCATACCGTATCTGTGGCCAACAGCCCCGAACATGCCGCGCGCGTACTCGAGCGTTTGCAGCGGCAACTGGGCAGATGCGGCATCCAAACGCTGATTTACGGTTTCCTCGTCAACGACAAAGACATGCCCGACACCTTCCTGCGTATTGTCCGTCTGGCATTGGCGCATCCCGACCGCCCGAATATTCTCAGCGACTACGGCCACCCCGATGTGATGCAGTGGGCGCAATGGGTGAAAACCGTCAGCCGCGAAAAGCACCACATGGAAGCGTTTGTCCGCTTTGAAGAATACCATGTGCAGGGCAAACCCGATCCCGTTTACATCGCCCGCATCGAGCCGCAATTTGATATCCTGCCGCTGATTACGCGTTTTTTCCGCAACCGCTACTCCGGCATGCAATGGCTGATTTTCGATGTCGGCCGCAGATACGGCGTGTATTTCGACAAAACCGCGGTGCATCAAATCCGTGATTTGGATACTTCCGGCGAACACGCCGCCCCATCCGATCGCGAACGGCATTATCAGAAGCTGTGGCAACGTTATTTCAAAAGTGCCACCGTCACTTCGCGTATCAACCTGCGCCAACACCGGCAAATGATGCCGCAGCGCTATTGGCGTTACCTGACGGAAAAGCGGCCGATGTTGCGTGAATAA
- a CDS encoding putative DNA modification/repair radical SAM protein produces the protein MNYDKINRKLAILADAAKYDVSCSSGGSSRKNDGGLGNSSRTGICHSFTEDGRCVSLLKILLTNHCIYDCAYCVSRRSNDIPRAAFTVEEVVDLTMNFYRRNYIEGLFLSSGIFKNADYTMERLVRIAKKLRTEHRFNGYIHLKAIPKASDEILQEAGRYADRLSINMEIPTVSGLERLAPEKKHTDIIRPMLFVKNEITATADSRNTIKSTPKFAPAGQSTQLIIGAGGENDRQIIHAAGRFYQNYGLKRVYYSGYVPVLEDSRLPPLSAQVPLRRENRLYQADWLMRFYGFADHEILDREQPFLDLDFDPKLAWALRHRAYFPVDLQHAPLEMILRVPGIGIKSAKRIVQARRFRMLAWAQLVKMGIALNRARYFITLPEPNRYAALIDSPNLRSLLLQQTCSKFMQSDAVQGDLFG, from the coding sequence ATGAATTACGATAAAATCAACCGCAAGCTGGCGATTTTGGCGGATGCGGCCAAATATGATGTATCCTGCTCATCCGGCGGCAGTTCGCGCAAAAACGACGGCGGCTTGGGCAATTCGTCACGCACGGGTATCTGCCACAGTTTCACTGAAGACGGCCGCTGCGTTTCATTGCTCAAAATCCTGCTGACCAACCATTGCATCTACGATTGCGCCTATTGCGTGTCGCGCCGCAGCAATGACATTCCGCGCGCCGCGTTTACGGTGGAAGAAGTGGTCGATTTGACCATGAATTTTTACCGGCGCAACTACATCGAAGGGCTGTTTCTCAGTTCGGGTATTTTCAAAAACGCCGACTACACCATGGAACGCTTGGTACGCATCGCCAAAAAACTGCGCACCGAACACCGCTTCAACGGCTACATACACCTCAAAGCCATACCCAAAGCATCGGACGAAATCCTGCAGGAAGCCGGACGCTACGCCGACCGCTTGAGCATCAATATGGAAATCCCCACCGTTTCGGGTTTAGAGCGGCTCGCTCCTGAGAAAAAACACACCGATATCATCCGGCCCATGCTGTTTGTCAAAAACGAAATCACCGCTACCGCCGACAGCCGCAACACCATCAAATCCACGCCGAAATTCGCACCGGCGGGACAAAGCACGCAGCTCATCATCGGCGCCGGCGGCGAAAACGACCGCCAAATTATCCACGCTGCCGGACGCTTCTATCAAAACTACGGTCTCAAGCGCGTGTATTACTCGGGCTATGTGCCGGTGCTGGAAGACAGCCGCCTGCCGCCTTTATCGGCGCAAGTGCCGCTGCGGCGCGAAAACCGTCTGTATCAAGCCGATTGGCTGATGCGGTTTTACGGTTTTGCCGACCATGAAATTCTCGACCGCGAGCAGCCGTTTCTCGATTTGGACTTCGATCCCAAACTGGCTTGGGCGCTTCGCCACCGCGCTTATTTTCCCGTGGACTTGCAGCATGCACCGCTGGAAATGATTCTGCGCGTGCCCGGCATCGGCATAAAATCGGCCAAACGCATTGTGCAGGCACGCCGCTTCCGCATGTTGGCGTGGGCGCAGTTGGTGAAAATGGGCATTGCCCTCAACCGCGCACGCTATTTCATCACCCTGCCCGAACCCAACCGCTACGCGGCCTTAATCGACAGCCCGAATTTACGCAGCCTGTTGTTGCAGCAGACCTGCTCGAAATTCATGCAAAGCGATGCGGTGCAGGGGGATTTGTTCGGATAA
- the mgtE gene encoding magnesium transporter, producing the protein MSHEPEHKIHEAADAGESDVERIAADFGLIHALCEILEPAFPQIEAGTPIEDEALRVKFTELTVLLSELHPADVADVLESLPQRERNIVWLLVAPEDDGEILLEVSDSVRETLIESMDKDELLAAIDDLDADELAELADDLPHQVVYEALQTRDEEERAQVQAAMSYEDDQVGAIMDFELVSIRADVTCEVVLRYLRRFESLPDHTDKIFVVDENDILKGVLTIRSLLVADPEELVENVMATDVVRFRPDDNVEEAAQAFERYDLVTAPVIDENKKLIGRITIDEIVDVIREESEADMLNMAGLQEEEDLFAPILDSVKNRWMWLAINLCTAFLASRVIGAFEGSIEKIVALAALMPIVAGIGGNSGNQTITMIVRAMAVGQITGIQASKLLKKEVGVALVNGILWGSVMGLVSWVLYGNLGIGLVMVAAMTLNLLLAATVGVLIPVVLDKAGRDPALGSSVLITAVTDSGGFLIFLGLATIFLL; encoded by the coding sequence ATGAGCCACGAACCAGAACACAAAATCCACGAAGCCGCTGATGCCGGTGAAAGCGATGTCGAACGCATTGCCGCCGATTTCGGCCTTATCCACGCGCTGTGTGAAATTCTCGAACCCGCTTTCCCGCAAATCGAAGCCGGCACGCCGATTGAAGACGAAGCCCTGCGCGTAAAGTTCACCGAACTGACCGTCTTATTGAGCGAATTGCACCCTGCCGACGTCGCCGATGTGCTCGAATCGCTGCCGCAGCGCGAACGTAACATCGTTTGGCTGTTGGTTGCACCGGAAGACGACGGCGAAATCTTGCTGGAAGTGTCCGATTCCGTCCGCGAAACACTGATTGAATCGATGGACAAAGACGAGCTGCTCGCCGCCATCGATGATTTGGATGCCGACGAATTGGCCGAACTGGCCGACGATTTGCCGCACCAAGTGGTTTATGAAGCCCTGCAAACCCGTGACGAAGAAGAGCGCGCGCAGGTTCAGGCGGCGATGTCGTATGAAGACGACCAAGTCGGCGCGATTATGGACTTCGAACTGGTCAGCATCCGCGCCGACGTAACTTGCGAAGTGGTGCTGCGTTACCTGCGCCGTTTTGAAAGCCTGCCCGACCATACCGACAAAATTTTCGTGGTTGATGAAAACGATATTCTCAAAGGTGTGTTGACCATCCGCAGCCTGCTGGTGGCAGACCCTGAAGAATTGGTGGAAAACGTAATGGCCACCGATGTGGTGCGCTTCCGTCCTGACGATAACGTCGAAGAAGCCGCGCAAGCGTTCGAACGCTACGACTTGGTGACTGCGCCCGTGATTGATGAAAACAAAAAGCTCATCGGCCGTATCACCATTGACGAAATCGTCGATGTGATCCGTGAAGAATCTGAAGCCGACATGTTAAACATGGCCGGTTTGCAGGAAGAAGAAGACTTGTTTGCACCGATTTTGGATTCAGTGAAAAACCGCTGGATGTGGCTCGCCATCAACCTGTGTACCGCCTTTCTCGCCAGCCGCGTGATTGGCGCGTTTGAAGGCAGCATCGAAAAAATCGTTGCCTTAGCCGCCTTAATGCCGATTGTAGCCGGTATCGGCGGCAACTCGGGCAACCAAACCATTACTATGATTGTGCGCGCGATGGCGGTCGGCCAGATTACCGGCATCCAAGCCAGCAAACTGCTGAAAAAAGAAGTCGGCGTAGCCTTGGTCAACGGCATCTTGTGGGGCAGCGTGATGGGCTTGGTATCGTGGGTATTGTACGGCAATTTGGGCATAGGCTTGGTGATGGTTGCCGCGATGACCTTAAACCTGCTCTTGGCCGCTACCGTCGGCGTATTGATTCCGGTGGTACTCGATAAAGCCGGCCGCGACCCGGCGCTGGGCAGCTCTGTGCTGATTACCGCTGTCACCGACTCGGGCGGCTTCCTGATTTTCTTAGGTTTGGCGACCATCTTCCTGCTTTAA
- a CDS encoding LysR family transcriptional regulator has product MDSIIELRHLKTLLALEETGSVSLAAKRVFLTQSALSHQIRALENYYDTPLFERKSTPLRFTPAGERLLQLARDLMPQVATAERDLAQIIEGEAGELRVAVECHTCFDWLMPAMGEFRPLWPQVELDIVSGFHVDPVGLLLQHRADVAIVSEAEPQTGITYFPLFSYEMVGICAKDHPLNHKNIWEAEDFSDETLITYPVPDDMLDLVKKVLKPKGVNPPRRHSELTIAIIQLVASRRGIAALPYWTVMPYLEKGYVTSCKITSDGLRSELYAAMRTEDVHKSYIDNFCQIVRDRSFADLSGLSVLEMK; this is encoded by the coding sequence ATGGATTCGATTATTGAACTGCGACATTTAAAAACCTTGCTGGCATTGGAAGAAACCGGCAGTGTTTCCTTGGCGGCCAAACGCGTTTTTCTGACCCAATCGGCTCTGTCGCACCAAATCCGCGCTTTAGAAAACTATTACGACACGCCTTTGTTTGAACGCAAGTCCACTCCCTTGCGCTTCACACCGGCCGGTGAACGCCTACTGCAACTGGCTCGTGATTTAATGCCGCAGGTAGCCACTGCCGAACGCGATTTGGCGCAGATTATCGAAGGCGAAGCGGGTGAGTTGCGCGTAGCGGTGGAATGCCATACCTGTTTCGATTGGCTGATGCCCGCAATGGGTGAATTTCGTCCGCTGTGGCCGCAAGTCGAATTGGATATTGTTTCCGGTTTCCACGTCGATCCGGTCGGCTTGCTGCTGCAACACCGTGCCGATGTGGCGATTGTTTCCGAAGCCGAGCCTCAAACGGGCATCACTTATTTCCCGCTGTTTTCTTATGAAATGGTCGGCATTTGCGCCAAAGACCATCCTCTGAATCATAAGAATATTTGGGAAGCGGAAGATTTTTCCGACGAAACGCTGATTACCTATCCCGTTCCCGATGACATGTTGGATTTGGTAAAAAAAGTATTGAAACCGAAAGGCGTCAATCCCCCGCGCCGCCACAGCGAACTCACCATCGCGATTATCCAATTGGTCGCCAGCCGCCGCGGTATTGCCGCCCTGCCTTATTGGACGGTGATGCCTTATTTGGAAAAAGGCTATGTCACCTCATGCAAAATCACTTCAGACGGCCTACGCAGCGAACTCTACGCCGCCATGCGCACGGAAGACGTACACAAAAGCTATATCGATAATTTCTGCCAAATCGTGCGCGATCGCAGCTTTGCCGATTTATCCGGCTTGAGCGTGTTGGAAATGAAATAA
- a CDS encoding Nif3-like dinuclear metal center hexameric protein has translation MATRQEILDWCRENLQVNLFKDYAPNGLQVEGRETVNKIATSVTASKAAIDFAVEQGADMLLVHHGMFWKSEPLTITGWKKERIETLLQHQINMVGYHLPLDAHSEWGNNAQLAALLGWELDYQCGDQNLLNVGRPNTPQTLRQLSDGMADKLQRQPVVVGDMNREIKRIAWCTGGAQGFFQTAVDEGVDAYVTGEISEAQYHLANECGVAFISAGHHATERYGVQALGKAIADVFNVEICRFDEQNPA, from the coding sequence ATGGCGACACGTCAGGAAATATTGGATTGGTGCCGAGAAAATCTGCAAGTGAACCTGTTTAAAGACTATGCGCCCAACGGCTTGCAGGTCGAAGGGCGTGAAACGGTCAACAAAATCGCGACATCGGTAACCGCCAGTAAAGCGGCGATTGATTTTGCCGTCGAACAAGGCGCAGATATGTTGCTGGTGCATCACGGCATGTTTTGGAAAAGCGAGCCTTTGACGATTACCGGCTGGAAAAAAGAGCGTATCGAAACATTATTGCAACACCAAATCAATATGGTCGGCTACCACCTGCCTTTGGATGCGCATTCCGAATGGGGCAATAATGCGCAATTGGCGGCTTTACTGGGTTGGGAATTGGATTACCAGTGCGGTGATCAAAACCTGTTGAATGTGGGCCGTCCGAACACACCGCAAACCTTACGGCAGCTTTCAGACGGCATGGCCGATAAATTGCAGCGCCAGCCGGTTGTCGTGGGCGACATGAATCGCGAAATCAAACGCATTGCGTGGTGTACCGGCGGTGCGCAAGGCTTTTTTCAGACGGCCGTTGACGAAGGGGTTGATGCTTATGTGACCGGTGAAATTTCCGAAGCGCAATACCATTTGGCCAACGAATGCGGTGTGGCGTTTATCAGCGCCGGCCATCATGCAACCGAGCGTTACGGCGTGCAGGCGCTGGGCAAGGCGATTGCAGATGTCTTTAATGTAGAAATATGTCGCTTTGACGAACAAAACCCTGCCTGA